The following proteins are encoded in a genomic region of Chelmon rostratus isolate fCheRos1 chromosome 3, fCheRos1.pri, whole genome shotgun sequence:
- the mvb12a gene encoding multivesicular body subunit 12A isoform X1, with amino-acid sequence MGVGVRMDSVLPALTRKTKRLRLLTKKLFPCQTVAPRRDRSEHRDRMSLMERGGVRPITAVAWTSNTSTCPKDFNLISITEDGASANFTRSFGMKSGYYLCYSKDLAGGMVVSDIQLISDKESIPHGYCFIAEHLEPKATVSKKKRVCVRVVPVGSVDTAVLDIKLTAKSKMMLQHHTYVGDIHGYVLWCRKGYFSSPVPQAKPRSVSLDLRGLSLEQPSGPLPLRPSNPPPTLPHKLSQRRCSLHTKDNLDKPADSSFQGITALDGVPFSLHPKFDIQTLQPNPQLNNIRIKSLQDIENEYNYPFVVEESAAKRTRPSVPTGGAQSAQ; translated from the exons ATGGGAGTTGGAGTCAGAATGGATTCAGTACTTCCTGCTTTGACAAGGAAGACCAAGAGACTTCGGCTGTTGACTAAAAAGTTGTTCCCCTGCCAAACCGTTGCGCCTCGAAGAGACAGAAgtgaacacagagacaga ATGTCTTTAATGGAGCGTGGGGGCGTCCGGCCAATTACGGCAGTGGCGTGGACCTCCAACACCAGCACCTGCCCCAAAGATTTCAACCTG ATCAGCATCACAGAAGATGGAGCATCAGCAAACTTTACACGCAGCTTTGGGATGAAGTCTGGATATTACCTCTGTTACAGCAAG gactTAGCAGGTGGTATGGTAGTGTCAGACATTCAGCTTATTTCAGACAAGGAATCTATTCCTCATGGTTATTGCTTTATAGCAGAGCACCTTGAGCCAA AGGCCACTGTTTCGAAGaagaagcgtgtgtgtgtgcgcgtcgTCCCAGTGGGCAGTGTGGACACAGCTGTGTTGGATATTAAGCTGACAGCCAAAAGCAAAATGATGTTGCAGCACCACACATACGTGGG AGACATCCATGGCTATGTGTTATGGTGCAGAAAGGGCTATTTTTCTAGTCCCGTTCCTCAAGCTAAGCCCCGCAGCGTCAGCCTGGACCTCCGTGGACTCTCATTGGAGCAGCCGTCTGGTCCTCTGCCCCTCAGACCCAG CAACCCTCCTCCTACACTGCCACATAAACTGAGCCAGAGACGCTGCAGCCTCCACACCAAGGACAACTTGGACAAACCTGCTGACAGCAGTTTCCAGGGAATCACAG CTTTGGATGGAGTTCCCTTTAGCCTTCACCCAAAGTTTGATATCCAG ACTCTTCAACCGAACCCTCAGCTAAACAACATTCGCATCAAGTCTCTCCAAGACATTGAAAATGAG tatAACTATCCTTTTGTTGTGGAGGAATCTGCTGCCAAAAGGACCAGACCATCGGTGCCAACAGGTGGCGCTCAATCAGCTCAGTGA
- the mvb12a gene encoding multivesicular body subunit 12A isoform X2 translates to MSLMERGGVRPITAVAWTSNTSTCPKDFNLISITEDGASANFTRSFGMKSGYYLCYSKDLAGGMVVSDIQLISDKESIPHGYCFIAEHLEPKATVSKKKRVCVRVVPVGSVDTAVLDIKLTAKSKMMLQHHTYVGDIHGYVLWCRKGYFSSPVPQAKPRSVSLDLRGLSLEQPSGPLPLRPSNPPPTLPHKLSQRRCSLHTKDNLDKPADSSFQGITALDGVPFSLHPKFDIQTLQPNPQLNNIRIKSLQDIENEYNYPFVVEESAAKRTRPSVPTGGAQSAQ, encoded by the exons ATGTCTTTAATGGAGCGTGGGGGCGTCCGGCCAATTACGGCAGTGGCGTGGACCTCCAACACCAGCACCTGCCCCAAAGATTTCAACCTG ATCAGCATCACAGAAGATGGAGCATCAGCAAACTTTACACGCAGCTTTGGGATGAAGTCTGGATATTACCTCTGTTACAGCAAG gactTAGCAGGTGGTATGGTAGTGTCAGACATTCAGCTTATTTCAGACAAGGAATCTATTCCTCATGGTTATTGCTTTATAGCAGAGCACCTTGAGCCAA AGGCCACTGTTTCGAAGaagaagcgtgtgtgtgtgcgcgtcgTCCCAGTGGGCAGTGTGGACACAGCTGTGTTGGATATTAAGCTGACAGCCAAAAGCAAAATGATGTTGCAGCACCACACATACGTGGG AGACATCCATGGCTATGTGTTATGGTGCAGAAAGGGCTATTTTTCTAGTCCCGTTCCTCAAGCTAAGCCCCGCAGCGTCAGCCTGGACCTCCGTGGACTCTCATTGGAGCAGCCGTCTGGTCCTCTGCCCCTCAGACCCAG CAACCCTCCTCCTACACTGCCACATAAACTGAGCCAGAGACGCTGCAGCCTCCACACCAAGGACAACTTGGACAAACCTGCTGACAGCAGTTTCCAGGGAATCACAG CTTTGGATGGAGTTCCCTTTAGCCTTCACCCAAAGTTTGATATCCAG ACTCTTCAACCGAACCCTCAGCTAAACAACATTCGCATCAAGTCTCTCCAAGACATTGAAAATGAG tatAACTATCCTTTTGTTGTGGAGGAATCTGCTGCCAAAAGGACCAGACCATCGGTGCCAACAGGTGGCGCTCAATCAGCTCAGTGA